In the Pongo abelii isolate AG06213 chromosome 9, NHGRI_mPonAbe1-v2.0_pri, whole genome shotgun sequence genome, ctaaaatgtattttttcttttgattctgacTTTTTACAAAATGAACTTCCAGGATATTTTGAATTGCCCATGTGTCTGCATTATATGTCTATTGGGCAATGCTGATCTAGCATTTACCTTTCCAAAATACTTTCAATAGTCATAGTTTTAATAATACTGTGAGATGCATTGAAATGTTTGAAAACACTTTTCTTATGCTTTTAAATTGCTAAAAACTACCTGAGTCCTGAATGAGGTCTGAGTCAATGTAGTAGATTATTTTGGTCAGAAATACAACCTCATAAATTTGTATCCCTAGGCTAGTCGAGTTTACTGTTTATCGGTTGGTTAAATACAGTAGATGCTGGTTATCACTGCTTACTTTTGTGTGGGCTAAGATGGAATGTGTATAATATTTCTTCCTACAAATGCAAAGCCAGAATACAATTTGTTGCAATAAGCTATTTGACATGCACATTACACTGCCATGGAATCTCTGAGTTTTCAAATAGGTGGCAAAATACTGAAATGTAAAATTGTACAGTTTCTATTCTTCATCTGAGAAGGCTTTCCTTGAGAAGATATCTTCAAAGATGGGCTTTACATAATCAGGTGATGCTTTCTGGCACAAAATGAATCAGAGAGAAAACTTTAGAGAAGGAAACCAGAAAGAAGATCGATGACTTCAGCTCTAGGAAAAAATAACCGAAAATAGTGCCTCTCAAATGTTAATGCACTCACAAATCATGTGAGAATCCCACTAAAATGTAGATCCTTACTCAGCAGGTGTGAGGTAGGGCCTGAGACTCTGCGTTGCTAAAAAAATCTCTGAGTGATGCTGCTACTACTGGTTCATAGACCACACTGCGTAGCAAGAACCTAAAGcacagaaatattttagaaagtgaGAACATTGGAAAAAGAAACCTCACAGGCTtgagaagagggaagaagggTGCAGGACACTAGAATAAAACAGGGAACATAAGCAGAATAAGACATTTTACTTTGAAAGGGAGCCCAGTAGGAATTAGGGGGCACGCAGGAGAATTACATGTGAGTTAAGAGTGGTCAGTGTGTTTGTAACACTCAGGACAGATTTAAAAACATGCTTTAAAAAACCCATgatattaaagacaaaaaaactgAGCATATAGGTTTTTTGAACACTACTTCGATAATCCTCTGTGACTAGACTACACACATGCGTGCTAATTGGTAAGGAGTGATGGGAAAGGAAGACTCCAGGGTATTTCTGTAACAGGCAAAGGGCAATTAGACACTCACTTTTGCACACGATCCTCCATCTCCATCATTTAGGATGAGAGAAGAGCAGATACAAAAGACACAGGTTCTGAAGAATGGGGAAGCCTGCTCAGAGAATAGCTGTTCAGTGCTCATGCAGCTTATTTGTTTTAAACTGTGAGAAGGATTTGGGAAATAAGGAGTCACCTACATCCTGGGAACTCAAGCTGCCTATGGAAGTCTGGCTTGtcctgttacagcagcaatataTTGGAAACAAGAAGACATGAACAGCTTATTAAATAGCCAGGTAGCTGGGCAGAATGAGAAAATGCAACCCTAGACATTTGAGCCACTGGGGCAAATATGAAAGCCTGGAGTGAGCTCTGGGAGAGGCCCAACACTAAATAAAGGGTCAGCTTTTTCAGAGATAAGGCCATGATTGACCCCAGAATAGACGATTTCAAGATGTGTGCTATGTGGGAGCCTCCAAGTGGCAACACAAACATCTGGGTTGTTTGCATTGCCAGTAGTGGCAGCACTAGTGTGTTATGTTGGACTCCATGGCCTTGGCAAGAGACGTAGCCTTAGCCCGGAGGATGGCCAGAGATCCAGAAGGTAGAAACAGTTTTGGGAAGTCTGCCATTCTACTATCATCCAGCTTTTTACTCAAGTGTAAGAATAAACTTCCCACCTGGAAATCAATGTATGATTAGATTAAAAATAGAACGAacacacaaatgaaaatacagtttTCTAAAATACATTCTGAGCCATGTTTCTGctgtaaaatgtttttcaaaagtgTGCAGTTGGCCTATCATCAAGTAAGTTTGATAAATATTGTATTTAGATAGTCCTTCAAGAGGACTGAGACATCCTCCAGTTACAAAACCAGTTTAACTATGTAATTAATTCAGGATGTCTGAAATCATATGATCCTCGGATACTTATTTAACACCTTTTAACATCTCCCTGGAATTATTCTTTTGCTGAACACCATTGGAAACCTTGATGTAGAAAATTATAATTCACCTTAACAGTAGATACCTTCTCTATAGGAAATCCTGGAGGAAGAGTCAGCCGTTGGCAAATGTGTCACTAGCAAAAGTATTCTCATAGTCCTCAGCCTCTTGTTTATGCACCTACTTAACTAATTTGCTTTAAGAAACTGTGGAGTCCTAATTAGGGAAAGGGAGTCAGGCTGGTGGGAGCAgggaaaagcaaaaagagaaagcagatgaGCTACAAGTCTGCGTTTCTTCGTGGCCCAGGACACACAGCCCTCCTGCACAAATAACTCACAGTCTTCCTGCACCCAACTATCACCAGACACCCTCAAATTAGCTCCCCGCAACCTTGGTGTTATCAGTACTGCACAAAGCCCTCTTCAACAAACAACATAAATACCATCCTATAAAATTTTCAGCAAGCCTTTGTTTCTTTGCAGTCTGCTTCTGCTGACTAGCTCGTTGTCTCCCTGGCAACgtattttcctactttctttAATTAGTCTGTCTTCctttacctacaactgtcttgCTAAATTCTTTTACCCCAGTGGCTGGCGTTTCTCCACAACAGAAATCCCCTGGTTTTAAGCATTAGTCTTGTCTCTAACTCTGGAGTAAAAGGTTCTGTCGTTTGCTAAGAGAATTTGTTCCACTGGAGGGTATGGAAAAGTGTGTTTATGGTTCCTAAAATCTATGGGTAGGTAGATGCTTACCGACTCCATTTCATCTGAGTGCTCACTTTTTGGTTTTCATAACACAAAGTCAGTGTTTTCATAGATAGAAAACActgatatttgttttctataggAACAAACACTGATAGAATTTGactttttctctctcatctccACAGATTTCTCGGAGAAGAATGGGTATAAAAAACAATTCCACAGTGACTGAGTTTCTTCTTTCAGGATTAACTGAACAAGCAGAGCTTCAGCTGCTCCTCTTCTGCCTCTTCTTAGGAATTTATACAGTTACTGTGGTGGGAAACCTTGGCATGATCTCAATAATTAGGCTGAATCGTCAACTTCATACCCCCATGTACTATTTCCTGAGTAGTTTGTCTTTTTTAGATTTCTGCTATTCTTCTGTCATTACCCCTAAAATGCTATCAGGGTTTTTATGCAGAGATAGATCCATCTCCTATTCTGGATGCATGACTCAgctgttttttttctgtgtttgtgttATTTCTGAATGCTACATGCTGGCAGCCATGGCCTACGATCGCTATGTGGCCATCTGCAGCCCGCTGCTCTACAAGGTTATCATGTCCCCTAGGGTCTGTTCTCTGCTGGTGGCTGCTGTCTTCTCAGTAGGTTTCACTGATGCTGTGATCCATGGAGGTTGTATACTCAGGTTGTCTTTCTGTGGATCAAACgtcattaaacattatttctgtgaCATTGTCCCTCTTATTAAACTCTCCTGCTCCAGCACTTATATTGATGAGCttttgatttttgtcattggtggATTTAACATGGTGGCCACAAGCCTAACAATCATCATTTCATATGCTTTTATCCTCACCAGCATCCTGCGCATCCACTCTAAAAAGGGCAGGTGCAAAGCCTTTAGCACCTGTAGCTCCCACCTGACAGCTGTTCTTATGTTTTATGGGTCTCTGATGTCCATGTATCTCAAACCTGCTTCTAGCATTTCACTCACCCAGGAGAAAGTATCCTCAGTATTTTATACCACTGTGATTCCCATGTTGAATCCCCTGATATATAGTCTGAGGAACAATGAAGTAAAAAATGCTCTGATGaaacatttaagaagaaaaatatctttatctCCATGATAAATATGCTCTTTATTAAGATCTATTTCTGTATTCATAATcatgattttatgtatatatttataccttGACTCTTTAAAAGTAATttgagggccaggcgtggtgggtggatcacaaggtccagtgttcaagaccagcctggccaagatgatgaaaccccgtcactactaaaaatacaaataaattagccaggcatggtggcgggcacctgtaatcccacctacttgggaggctgaggcaggagaattgcttgaactcgggaggcagaggttacagtgagccgagatcgcaccattgcactccagcctgggtgacaagagtgaaagtctgtctccaaaaaaaaaaaaaaaaaaaagtaatttgaaatcagatgaaattacatatatttagatTGGTAAATATATGCACAGATAATTACATTAATAACATGTAAAACAACATATGTGAaagtgaaaagtaaaaaatattttaaatttaaagttaataccATTGCTGAGATTGAACAAcaatttttatctttagtttCCTGAATCCAAGCCCAAAAGGAAATCATCATCATGCTGTACTGCATAGCCATATCAGAAGAAAACCACAcctaatttcaaaaaaaattgagcAGCATGATGGAAATTATTACAACAATTTTGTAATAACTGTGGGAGAATTTTTCTTGATTGTTTCTTGTAAAGGGCTTATTGAAAGCCAATATTGTCTTACAGTATAATTCAATGAAGAAGATTCAACAAAGGACTAAGCTAATATGGTCTCAGTATTTGGCAGCTGTTGATCCAAAAATAAGACTTAACAGTGACTAGATGAAGAGATGATGTTTATAACCTTATTAAAATGTCTTGTTTTTTCAGCATGACCAGTATATGTGCAGTATTCTGtgactttctgtttgtttcttttgagttGGTATTTTCTTTGTAAGCTGTAACTAGGTGTCTTTAATTTCCTCCACATGTTTTGAGATAAAGATAATGAAAAAGCTTATGATTTTTAAGAATGAACTcatacagtgaaccaagatagtaCACTGTATGAGGAATGTGATGTATTAGCTAATTCATTTGTTCAGCATATGCTTATCATGgacaccatgtgccaggcactgttctgagtgtTGGAATATTATGGTGAATATGATAGACAAGGTATCTCTCTACTTTTAAGGGGTGAAAAAGATGATAGATAATACAGAGGTAGTTCAGTGAACAAACATGATAATTATAGACATAGATAAGTCCTTTGGAAAAAATGAGTTATATAATTTTCAGTGGTTCAAATTCTACTCTCAATAGAGCTATTTGAAGAAAGGACATTTGAAATGAAACCTAAATGAAGAAAAGGGTACAGTTATGCAGAAACCAGAAAGGCAGTGGCAAGTACAAAGTCAAAGGCTGGAACAAACTTGGCCATATTCAAGAAACGGAGAAGGCAGTATGGCAGACGGTcagtgagagagggagaaaaggaaccAAAGGAGGCTGGATAAGTAGGCAAACTCTTAAGATCACTTAGGGAGTTTTAACTCTAAGATCACTTAGGGAGTTTTAATTCTATCCTAAGTACAATGAGAAGCAGTTCGAATGTTTCAAAAGCAGAGCGATGTAATctgttttacatttgaaaaatattttctggttaCTGATTAGAAAATAGatagatgtatatgtgtgtgtatgtttgtgggAAGGGTTAGATAGGGAAAGATAGGGCTATTGGCCAGAGTGAAAATAGatagatgtatatgtgtgtgtatgtttgtgggAAGGGTTAGATAGGGAAAGATAGGGCTATTGGCCAGAGTGGAAGCAGAGAGGACACTTTTGATGCTGTTAAACTTATTTTGGTAAGAAACAATGTGATTTTAGTTACAGGAatagcagtaaaaataaaaaatagattcaaGACACATTTCTGACTGTGAATAAATAAGATTTGCTGTTGAATTGAAAGTGTGATGCTTGAGgatgatatattttaataaagttaaaataaaaatttcaaaataaggaaaatataaaaaataaaagtgagtcaAGACCagtcaaaataaaaacacaggtgGATCATAAAATCTGAAATAGTTGCAATGTTTGATCTTCATGTCTGTCTGAGTTTCCAAGTAGCCAAAATTAACATAAATATAATAGTAGAGTTATACAGTTTTCAATGTATGTTAAACAATGCTTATTATAAAGAAGCAAGCATTTCAGTTATTCATAGTAAGCAAAGTTTTCTCATAAAGTAAAAATCACTTCTAACTCATTTTCTCTtccccaaagaaacaaaaacaatttacATGGAAATTTACATAGGAGTTACTGACAGATACTGCTAGACAGAGCCTTTGCAAGGGGAAAAGCTGTGTTTTTTACATAAAGTgcttagtttttttgtgtgttatatCTCCATTATGGGATGCCTCTCATGTTACTGATTAGTTAAAAAGGGCCTGAGATATTTTTCTACTTAGAAGATTTTTCTGACTCCTGTTTAGAAGGTCAGTTAAGAAAATTAGGAGAGAGTAGGTAAGAAATGGTTTGACCGAGGGATGATACATAGGTGGGGTTCCGCATTTACTCTTGTATGCATATCCATGGCAGGCATAACTTCTGCATTATGGTACTCCAAAAAACTCAATGTGGTgtggtctccttttttttttttttttttttttttttaactcagtgCTCAAGACTACCACTGTCATTTGACTAGCAATGACATATATAAAGAAATCGAATTTCCTTGGGGTTTTTACTAATTTTATATGCAGCTTATTCATATTTTAGTACATTTTCCAGTGCTGAGAGACTACATAATGATTTAGGAACAACATCCTAGCTAGGGCTAAAgagtatttgttttttgtatgttCTCTTTGCatatattccatttaaaattttgaaggtGGAAGGTGGAGCAAGAGGGTGGAATAGAAGCCTACAATCTTTGTCCCTCTCTGCTGTAACATCAAATTTTTAGCAACTATCTGCACACAGAAAAGCACCTTCACAAGAACCAAAAagcaggtgagcaatcacagtacctggtgtTAACTTAATATCATGGAAAGTGGCATTGAGGGAGCCAGGAGAGACAGTCTAGAATCACCACTGCCATCTTTCCTCTATTCCCTTGCGGTGGCTGTGAAGCGTGTAGAATCTGTGCACTTTGGGGAGGGAGAGTACAGCGACTGGGGGACTccgcattgaactcagtgctgtcctgtcaAAGCAGAGAATAAAGCTATGCTAGGCTCAGCCAGTGCCTGCACACAGAGGGACCATttggaccagccctagccagagaagAATCACCCATCCCAACACTCAGAACATGAGTTTCTTACCAAGCCTCACCACTGCAGGCTGAAGTGCTCTGTAGTCgtaggtaaacttgaaaggcagtctagggcACAGAACTGTAATTCCTAAGCAACTCCTAGTGCTAGCATGGGCTTATAGCCAGTGAAGTAGGGTGGCATGTGACCTAGGGAGACATCAGCTGGCATGGGTAAGGGAGGACTTGCACtatcccttccccaaccccaggcGGTGCAGCTTGTAGCAATGAAagtgactccttccttctgcttaagaGGTGGAGAGTGAAGAATAAAgcagactttgtcttgcatcttgtaTATCAGCTCAGCTATAGTATGATAGGGTACCAGGCAGAGTTGTAAGACCCCCATTCCTGGCCCTAGTTCCTGGATGACATTACTAGACTCACCCTGGGCCAAAAGGGAgccactgccttgaaggaaaagACCCaatcctggcaggattcatcacctgctaactgaagagacCTTGGTCtttgaataaccagcagtgatactcAGGGAATATGCCATGGGCCTTGGGCTTTGAGACATGCTAGCTTTAGGAGAGACTCAGCATATTCCCAGCTGTGTTGGCTACAATGAAAGTCTCCTGTTTGAGAAAAACAGAGGGAAgagtaaataaacattttattgcaCCCTGGTTACCAGCTTGGTTACAGTGAGATTTAGCAACAAGCAGGGCCAAGTCCAGGCCTAGGCTCTTGGACAGCATATCTGGGCCTGCCCTGGGCTATAGGAGAGGCCACTGCCCTAAAGGGTGAGTCCCAAGTCTGGCAGTATTCACCACAAACTGATAGAAGAGTCCTTGGGCTTTCAGCAAACATCAGCAGTGGCCTGGCAGAATCCCCCATGGACTGGTGGTGGCGGTGGCCACAGaaagaggctcctctgcctttggtaagggagggaagagtgggaaggactttgtattgtggtttgagtgccagcttagctGCAGTAGAACATAACATCAGGTAAGGCTTTTGACTCCAATtcctggctcccagacagcatctGTGACATACCCAGGGCCTGGGGGACTCACTATCCTGAAGGAAAAAGCCTTGGGCAAAACCCAGTGCTCTGCTGGCATCAAGTCTGACCCGGttcagtcccagtggtggtggccacaggggtgcttgccTTACTCGCACCACGCACACCAGTTCCAGGTGGATCAGcacagagagagtgagaccctgtgtatctgggagaaagtaagggaaaagaataaGAGTCTTTTCTGggtaatccagaaaattcttTTAGATCCTATCAAAGACCAAGGCAAGTCTGCAAAAAGCACAGCATTATTAGGTGTGGGGCACATgtccctttgaatacctggaaagccttcccaagaaggacaggcaCAAACAAGCCTACTGTGAAGATTACAAGTGCCTAACTCTTCAATGttcagacactgaagaacatctacaagcatcaacaCCATCTACAAATCaagacctcaccaaatgaactataTGAGGCACCAGGgtccaatcctggagaaacagagatgtgacctttcagatggagaattcaaaatagctgttttgaagtAACTCAAATAATTTTAAGACAACACAGACaagaaattcagaattttatcagataaatttaacaaagagattgaaataattaaaaagaagcaaGCAGAAATtatagagctgaaaaatgcaattgacatgtTTAAGAATGCATCAGAgacttttaatagcagaattgatcaagcttCTGCttgaaagaattagtgaa is a window encoding:
- the LOC100441354 gene encoding olfactory receptor 8D4, with amino-acid sequence MGIKNNSTVTEFLLSGLTEQAELQLLLFCLFLGIYTVTVVGNLGMISIIRLNRQLHTPMYYFLSSLSFLDFCYSSVITPKMLSGFLCRDRSISYSGCMTQLFFFCVCVISECYMLAAMAYDRYVAICSPLLYKVIMSPRVCSLLVAAVFSVGFTDAVIHGGCILRLSFCGSNVIKHYFCDIVPLIKLSCSSTYIDELLIFVIGGFNMVATSLTIIISYAFILTSILRIHSKKGRCKAFSTCSSHLTAVLMFYGSLMSMYLKPASSISLTQEKVSSVFYTTVIPMLNPLIYSLRNNEVKNALMKHLRRKISLSP